The Nerophis lumbriciformis linkage group LG07, RoL_Nlum_v2.1, whole genome shotgun sequence genome window below encodes:
- the lipib gene encoding lipase member H yields the protein MLSCRHLGLLALLALGQGWEDAGDHCDNFTDLNLSHCFMGTSLYVRLLLYTRSNLGCGRELHHHLFPSQPLFNLSRPTAFVIHGYRPTGAPPIWIDHLVRLLVEQEDMNVIVVDWNRGAANLNYIAAVAYTRDAASNLTGFIRNMQEEGASLSSLHLIGVSLGAHLAGYVGANLKGKIGRITGLDPAGPLFNSATPDDRLDPSDAMFVDVLHTDMNSFGLRGAHGHIDFYANGGADQPGCPKTIFAGKSYFVCDHQRSMLLYLCALNHTCSLTAYPCSSYADFLDGRCMQCEAFRPAPCPQLGYDISQWRESLLRLGQTKVFFSTTATLPYRKLNYRVDMVTWNQYLRWGVVYIRLHSGRTFSEARIDHQLLRFEQYTSTRLLAQFDEDLPHVHKISLRINTGNVIGPRYKIRLLRIRLTPLEHPERPLMCRFDIIMEENTEVAFRPLSCDSRL from the exons ATGCTGTCCTGCAGACACTTGGGTCTGCTGGCACTCCTGGCGCTCGGCCAAG GCTGGGAGGACGCGGGCGACCACTGCGACAACTTCACCGACCTGAACCTGTCCCACTGCTTCATGGGCACCAGCTTGTACGTGCGCCTGCTCCTCTACACGCGCTCCAACCTGGGCTGCGGCCGCGAGCTCCACCACCACCTCTTCCCCTCGCAGCCGCTCTTCAACCTCTCCCGCCCCACCGCCTTCGTCATCCACGGCTACCGCCCCACCGGGGCGCCGCCCATCTGGATCGACCACCTCGTGCGCCTGCTGGTCGAGCAGGAGGACATGAACGTGATCGTGGTGGACTGGAACCGGGGGGCCGCCAACCTCAACTACATAGCCGCCGTGGCCTACACCAGGGACGCGGCCTCCAACCTGACAGGGTTCATCAGGAACATGCAG GAGGAAGGAGCCTCGCTGAGCTCACTTCACCTCATCGGGGTCAGTTTGGGGGCTCACCTGGCCGGCTATGTTGGCGCCAACCTGAAGGGAAAGATTGGACGGATCACAg GTTTGGACCCGGCAGGGCCCCTCTTCAACAGCGCCACCCCAGACGACAGGCTGGACCCCTCGGACGCCATGTTTGTTGACGTGCTGCACACCGACATGAACT CTTTCGGCCTAAGAGGCGCTCACGGTCACATCGACTTCTACGCTAACGGTGGCGCAGATCAACCAGGATGCCCCAAAACCATATTTGCAG GAAAGTCTTACTTCGTGTGCGACCACCAGCGTTCTATGCTTTTGTACCTGTGCGCACTCAACCACACCTGCAGCCTGACCGCCTACCCGTGCTCGTCCTATGCCGACTTCCTGGACGGGCGCTGCATGCAGTGCGAGGCCTTTAGGCCCGCCCCCTGCCCCCAGCTCG GTTATGACATCAGCCAATGGCGAGAAAGCCTCCTGCGTTTGGGGCAGACCAAAGTCTTCTTCAGCACCACGGCCACCCTTCCCTATAGGA AGCTCAACTACAGGGTGGACATGGTGACATGGAACCAGTACCTCCGTTGGGGGGTGGTGTACATCCGCCTCCACAGTGGCAGGACCTTCTCGGAGGCCCGGATAGACCA TCAGCTCCTGCGCTTCGAGCAGTACACGTCCACGCGTCTCCTGGCCCAGTTCGACGAGGACCTGCCGCACGTGCACAAGATCTCCCTGCGCATCAACACCGGCAACGTGATCGGCCCGCGCTACAAAATCAGACTGCTGCGGATACGACTGACGCCGCTGGAGCACCCGGAAAG GCCGCTGATGTGTCGCTTTGACATTATCATGGAGGAGAACACGGAGGTGGCGTTCAGGCCGTTGTCATGCGACTCCCGCCTCTAA